A stretch of the Bradyrhizobium sp. CCBAU 53351 genome encodes the following:
- a CDS encoding SDR family oxidoreductase: protein MAPFDLTERVALVTGGGRGIGAAIVTRLAEAGARVVIANRSQDVADELAAGLSRRGLAVSTTRFEALDRPALTELVNGVAERLGRLDILVHNAGGCPWAPLDDLDEDKLDEALSINLAAAIWLIQAAVPHMRARRYGRILATSSISSRLAMGGGAHYSAAKAGVNAFIRGAAFELARDGITANAVEPGFIAKPGRGTLSTAENLARIARHIPMGRIGTADDVAYAMLYLASEQASYVTGQTIVVDGGTTLPETGFAVERQWG, encoded by the coding sequence ATGGCACCGTTCGACTTGACCGAACGCGTCGCGCTGGTCACCGGCGGCGGCCGGGGCATTGGTGCTGCGATCGTCACGCGCCTCGCGGAGGCGGGCGCCCGGGTCGTGATCGCCAATCGCTCGCAGGATGTGGCCGACGAACTCGCCGCCGGCTTGAGCCGGCGCGGTCTCGCCGTGAGCACGACGCGCTTCGAAGCGCTCGATCGACCCGCCTTGACCGAGCTCGTCAACGGTGTCGCGGAACGGCTCGGCCGGCTCGATATCCTCGTCCACAACGCCGGCGGCTGCCCCTGGGCGCCGCTCGACGACCTCGACGAGGACAAGCTCGACGAAGCCTTGTCGATCAATCTCGCCGCGGCGATCTGGCTGATCCAGGCGGCGGTGCCGCATATGCGCGCCCGCCGCTATGGCCGCATCCTGGCGACCTCGTCGATCTCGTCGCGGCTGGCGATGGGCGGCGGCGCGCACTATTCGGCGGCGAAAGCCGGCGTCAACGCCTTCATCCGCGGCGCCGCCTTCGAGCTCGCGCGCGACGGGATTACGGCCAACGCCGTCGAGCCCGGCTTCATCGCCAAGCCGGGTCGGGGAACGCTGAGCACGGCGGAGAACCTGGCACGGATCGCGCGCCACATTCCGATGGGTCGGATCGGCACCGCCGACGACGTCGCCTACGCCATGCTCTATCTCGCCTCCGAGCAGGCAAGCTATGTCACCGGCCAGACCATCGTGGTCGATGGTGGAACGACTCTTCCTGAAACCGGCTTTGCCGTCGAACGGCAATGGGGTTGA
- a CDS encoding transaminase, with amino-acid sequence MTVATELRTTALDRLIDGEQARFLRLHPRSAAAWREGRRHFLYGAPSHWMRRWAGGFPIYVDAAWGAHLRDIDHRDYVDFCLGDTGAMCGHAPEAVTRAVTRQIGRGATMMLPTEDSLWVGAELSRRFGPRYWTLTTSATDANRAAIRIARMITGKTKVLVFSGCYHGGVDEAHVEIREGRIGLRNMIHPNAVDYDAVTRIVEFNDIAAVEAALAAGDVACVLTEPVMTNFGMIPVADGFHRRLRDATRVAGSVLIIDETHTLSCGPGGYTALHGLEPDIFVAGKAIAGGIPAGIFGLDQAIAERLWRIVPPVNPRHRQSAHLGFGGTLAGGALAVAAMRAVLEEVLTAPAYAGMIAHAERLAARGREIIARNDLPWHVTQIGARIEIMFMPDAPRNGADVIAGRQPELETLMHAFYMNEGILITPFHGMLLTCPATSSADVDRHGEVFERFVHLANDAGVI; translated from the coding sequence GTGACGGTGGCAACAGAATTGCGCACGACGGCGCTCGACCGGTTGATCGACGGTGAGCAGGCGCGCTTCCTGCGCCTGCATCCGCGCTCCGCCGCGGCGTGGCGGGAAGGCCGGCGCCACTTCCTCTACGGCGCGCCGTCGCACTGGATGCGCCGCTGGGCCGGAGGATTTCCGATCTATGTCGACGCAGCGTGGGGGGCTCATCTGCGCGATATCGATCATCGTGACTACGTCGATTTCTGTCTCGGCGACACCGGCGCGATGTGCGGCCACGCGCCCGAAGCCGTGACGCGCGCGGTGACGCGGCAGATCGGGCGCGGCGCCACCATGATGTTGCCGACCGAGGACAGCCTCTGGGTCGGCGCCGAGCTGTCACGCCGGTTCGGTCCCCGCTACTGGACGCTGACGACGTCTGCCACCGACGCCAACCGCGCGGCCATCCGCATCGCGCGCATGATCACCGGAAAGACCAAGGTGCTGGTCTTCTCTGGCTGCTACCATGGTGGCGTCGACGAGGCGCATGTCGAGATCCGCGAGGGACGGATCGGCCTGCGTAACATGATCCATCCGAACGCCGTCGATTACGATGCCGTGACCAGGATCGTCGAATTCAACGACATCGCGGCGGTGGAAGCGGCGCTCGCCGCGGGCGATGTCGCATGCGTTCTTACTGAGCCCGTGATGACCAATTTCGGGATGATCCCGGTAGCGGACGGCTTTCATCGACGTTTGCGGGACGCGACGCGCGTAGCCGGCTCCGTGCTGATCATCGACGAGACGCATACGTTGTCCTGCGGACCCGGCGGCTACACCGCGCTCCACGGCCTCGAGCCCGACATCTTCGTCGCCGGCAAGGCGATCGCCGGCGGCATCCCTGCCGGCATCTTTGGTCTCGACCAGGCCATCGCCGAACGGCTCTGGCGGATCGTTCCCCCCGTCAATCCGCGGCATCGGCAGTCGGCGCATCTCGGCTTCGGCGGCACGCTGGCGGGCGGCGCATTGGCGGTTGCCGCCATGCGCGCGGTGCTGGAAGAGGTGCTGACGGCGCCGGCCTATGCCGGCATGATCGCGCATGCCGAGCGGCTGGCCGCGCGCGGCCGCGAGATCATCGCGCGAAACGATCTGCCCTGGCACGTGACCCAGATCGGCGCCCGCATCGAGATCATGTTCATGCCGGACGCCCCGCGCAACGGCGCCGACGTGATCGCCGGACGACAGCCCGAGCTCGAGACGTTGATGCATGCCTTTTACATGAACGAGGGCATCCTGATCACACCGTTCCACGGCATGTTGCTGACATGTCCGGCGACATCGTCGGCCGATGTCGATCGGCATGGCGAGGTGTTCGAGCGCTTTGTTCATCTGGCGAACGATGCGGGAGTGATCTGA
- a CDS encoding aldehyde dehydrogenase family protein, with protein sequence MQSDIDALRTAAVSPQQHFIAGATVEGAGSGRLDVISPIDGKRLTTIADGDAADIDAAVRAARRVYDDGAWSRAAPAERKKILLRFAELVERHAMELAVLGVRDNGTEIGMAFKAEPLSAVATLRYYAEAIDKVYGEIAPTGRDVLGLIHREPLGVVGVIVPWNFPLMIGAWKIAPALAAGNSVVVKPPETASLTLLRLAALASEAGLPDGVLNVVTGRGATAGEALALHMDVDVLAFTGSGPVGRRLLEYSARSNLKRVYLELGGKSPNVVFSDVPDIKQAAKVSANGIFRNSGQVCVAGSRLLVQSGIYDQFMSELLAVTGKLRIGDPLDLSFDIGAVNSEAQLRKNLDVVQRAEGAGAERLCGGGRLHAEGGGYYMAPTIFAGVGPGMNLWREEVFGPVLAVIRFEDEEEAVRLANASAYGLAAAVWTGSLRTAHRMVRAINAGVVHVNTYGGTDVTVPLGGFKQSGFGRDKSLHAFDEYTDRKTAWIAL encoded by the coding sequence TTGCAATCCGACATCGACGCGCTGCGAACGGCGGCGGTTTCCCCGCAGCAACACTTCATCGCAGGCGCCACGGTCGAGGGCGCAGGCAGCGGGCGGCTGGACGTGATCTCGCCCATCGACGGCAAGCGCCTGACGACGATCGCCGATGGCGACGCCGCCGACATCGATGCTGCCGTGCGGGCCGCGCGACGCGTCTACGACGACGGTGCCTGGTCGCGCGCAGCGCCTGCGGAGCGCAAGAAGATCCTGTTGCGGTTCGCCGAGCTCGTCGAGCGCCATGCGATGGAACTCGCCGTGCTCGGCGTGCGCGACAACGGCACCGAGATCGGCATGGCGTTCAAGGCCGAGCCGTTGTCGGCGGTCGCGACCCTTCGCTATTACGCCGAGGCGATCGACAAGGTCTATGGCGAGATCGCGCCCACGGGTCGCGACGTGCTCGGCCTCATTCACCGCGAGCCGCTCGGCGTGGTCGGCGTGATCGTGCCCTGGAATTTTCCGCTGATGATCGGCGCCTGGAAGATCGCGCCCGCGCTTGCCGCCGGGAATTCCGTGGTGGTGAAGCCGCCGGAAACCGCCTCGCTGACGCTGCTCCGTCTGGCGGCGCTTGCGAGCGAGGCCGGATTGCCCGATGGCGTGCTCAATGTCGTCACCGGGCGCGGTGCGACCGCCGGCGAGGCGCTGGCGCTACACATGGATGTCGACGTGCTCGCCTTCACGGGATCGGGCCCGGTCGGCCGACGGCTCCTGGAATATTCGGCGCGCTCCAACCTGAAGCGGGTCTATCTCGAGCTGGGCGGCAAATCGCCGAACGTCGTGTTCTCCGATGTCCCTGATATCAAGCAGGCCGCAAAAGTGTCGGCGAATGGAATCTTCCGTAACTCCGGGCAGGTCTGCGTCGCTGGCTCGCGGCTGCTGGTGCAGTCCGGCATCTACGATCAGTTCATGAGCGAGCTGCTTGCGGTGACCGGCAAGCTCAGGATCGGTGACCCCCTCGATCTCAGCTTCGATATCGGTGCGGTGAACAGCGAAGCGCAGTTGCGCAAGAATCTCGATGTCGTGCAGCGGGCGGAGGGGGCGGGCGCCGAGCGCCTGTGCGGTGGCGGGCGACTGCACGCGGAGGGTGGCGGCTACTACATGGCGCCGACGATCTTTGCCGGCGTGGGTCCCGGGATGAACCTGTGGCGCGAGGAGGTCTTTGGGCCGGTGCTCGCGGTGATCCGCTTCGAGGATGAGGAGGAGGCGGTGCGGCTCGCCAATGCGAGCGCGTATGGTCTGGCCGCCGCGGTCTGGACCGGGTCGCTCCGCACGGCGCACCGGATGGTGCGCGCGATCAATGCCGGTGTGGTGCACGTCAACACCTATGGTGGCACCGATGTGACGGTTCCCCTCGGCGGCTTCAAGCAGTCCGGCTTCGGCCGCGACAAGTCGCTGCATGCGTTCGACGAATATACCGACCGGAAAACCGCCTGGATTGCGCTGTGA
- a CDS encoding Tm-1-like ATP-binding domain-containing protein, whose product MTNRTRPRILLIGTGDTKSDELLFMQRCIADAGGETVMMDISVLGDPPYKAAHDKHAVAAAADTTIAAVIASGDENSSMTLMARGAARLTRQLCDDGRIDAMIAIGGTMGTDLALDVALALPLGFPKLIVSTIAFSHLIPPERIAADLMMILWAGGLYGLNGTCTAVLSQACGAIVGAARGAIRPRPERPIVALTSLGKSCLSYMVELKPQLEARGYEVVVFHTTGMGGRAMESIAAHGGFAAVLDLSLQEVANQLMGSVVNSGSDRLMNAGRSGIPQIVAPGAIDMVDFPAWLPVPAELSDRPFHAHNRLLASATSGADDRRRIARAIAAKLAEATAPVAFVLPAGGIQQWDQVGEPLHDPEGLGAFVAEMRAAIRPPVELHVIKDHINHPGFVAKVLAIFDRWVAEGVVPAGKVPVEQT is encoded by the coding sequence ATGACCAACAGAACACGCCCGCGCATCCTGCTGATCGGCACCGGCGATACGAAATCGGACGAACTGCTGTTCATGCAGCGCTGCATCGCTGACGCCGGCGGCGAGACCGTGATGATGGACATCAGTGTTCTGGGCGATCCCCCTTACAAGGCTGCGCACGACAAACATGCGGTCGCCGCGGCGGCCGACACGACGATCGCCGCCGTGATCGCCAGCGGCGACGAGAATTCGTCGATGACGCTGATGGCGCGCGGCGCCGCCCGGCTGACGCGGCAACTTTGCGACGACGGCCGGATCGACGCCATGATCGCGATCGGCGGCACCATGGGCACCGACCTCGCGCTCGACGTCGCGCTGGCGCTGCCGCTCGGCTTTCCCAAGTTGATCGTGTCGACGATCGCATTCTCCCATCTGATTCCCCCGGAACGCATCGCCGCCGATCTGATGATGATCCTGTGGGCCGGCGGCCTCTACGGCCTCAACGGCACCTGCACGGCGGTGCTATCGCAGGCCTGCGGTGCGATTGTCGGCGCGGCCCGCGGCGCGATCAGGCCACGGCCCGAGCGACCGATCGTGGCGCTGACCTCGCTCGGCAAGAGCTGCCTCAGCTATATGGTCGAACTGAAGCCGCAGCTCGAGGCGCGCGGCTACGAGGTCGTGGTGTTCCACACCACCGGCATGGGCGGCCGCGCGATGGAATCGATCGCGGCGCATGGCGGATTTGCCGCGGTGCTCGACCTCAGCCTGCAGGAGGTCGCCAACCAGTTGATGGGCTCGGTGGTGAATTCCGGCTCGGATCGCCTGATGAATGCGGGCCGTAGCGGCATTCCGCAAATCGTCGCGCCCGGCGCCATCGACATGGTGGATTTTCCGGCTTGGCTGCCGGTGCCGGCCGAGCTCTCCGATCGTCCGTTCCATGCGCACAACCGCCTGCTCGCATCCGCGACCTCCGGTGCCGACGATCGCCGCCGCATCGCGCGCGCCATCGCCGCGAAACTTGCGGAAGCGACGGCGCCGGTTGCCTTCGTGCTCCCGGCCGGCGGCATCCAGCAATGGGACCAGGTGGGCGAGCCGCTGCATGATCCCGAGGGCCTTGGCGCCTTCGTCGCGGAAATGCGCGCCGCGATCCGTCCGCCGGTCGAGCTTCACGTGATCAAGGACCACATCAACCACCCGGGTTTCGTCGCGAAGGTGCTCGCGATCTTCGACCGCTGGGTGGCCGAGGGCGTCGTTCCCGCCGGCAAAGTTCCGGTGGAACAGACATGA
- a CDS encoding HAD-IA family hydrolase — MSAPAASALVLDFGGVISKTLFETHDATEAALGLARGTLTWRGPFAEDTDPLWSAMQHGELSERDYWLARSREVGRLVGEDWDDMQTFVRRARGADPMLVIRPEAERAIRIARDAGRKLAILSNELDLFYGAEFRRKLPLLAHFDVIVDATHTEILKPDPRAYGAVCDALGLGPQACVFVDDQERNIKGAIACGLSTVRFDVRDPQDSYRQALHMLGLAFD, encoded by the coding sequence ATGAGCGCGCCCGCGGCAAGCGCGCTGGTGCTGGATTTCGGCGGGGTGATCTCGAAGACCCTGTTCGAGACCCACGATGCGACCGAAGCCGCGCTCGGCCTGGCAAGGGGGACGCTGACCTGGCGCGGGCCTTTCGCCGAGGATACCGATCCGCTCTGGTCGGCGATGCAGCACGGAGAATTATCCGAGCGCGACTACTGGCTGGCGCGCAGCCGCGAGGTCGGCAGGCTCGTCGGCGAGGACTGGGACGACATGCAGACCTTCGTCCGGCGCGCGCGCGGCGCCGATCCGATGCTGGTCATCCGCCCCGAGGCCGAACGCGCCATCCGGATCGCGCGCGACGCCGGCCGCAAGCTCGCCATTCTCTCCAACGAGCTCGACCTGTTCTACGGCGCGGAGTTTCGGCGCAAGCTGCCGCTGCTTGCGCATTTCGACGTCATCGTCGACGCCACCCATACAGAGATCCTCAAGCCCGACCCCCGCGCCTATGGCGCCGTGTGCGATGCCCTCGGGCTCGGGCCGCAGGCCTGCGTCTTCGTCGACGACCAGGAACGCAACATCAAGGGCGCGATCGCCTGCGGCCTCTCCACCGTCCGGTTCGACGTTCGAGATCCCCAAGACTCCTACCGGCAGGCCCTGCACATGCTCGGCCTTGCCTTCGATTGA
- a CDS encoding aminotransferase class III-fold pyridoxal phosphate-dependent enzyme, protein MREINFLVENNARRIWHPMAHPKDMQDHPPRIIMKGEGIHVTDIEGKAVLDAVGGLWNVTLGYSCDPIKKAIADQLGELPYYSGFRGVSTGPAIELAYELTEWFKPEGMVRAFFTSGGSDSVETALRLARQYWKIKGQRDRTKFLALKKGYHGTHFGGASVNGNANFRRNYEPLLPGVYHIPSPWTYRNPFNETDPAKLAQLCANALVDEIEFQGADTIAAFIMEPVLGAGGVIVPHESFMRLVREICDRYGILLISDEVVTGFGRTGAWSGARLWDVKPDMMTIAKAVTSGYFPLGATMIGETVAEAFESDETSFGSIGHGYTYSGHPVGCAAGIAALAETKRLQLDARAAASGAVLNAALAALKQKHEIVGDVRGKGLMAALELVVDRGSKKALDKKRVGKIADAIYNAGVMVRVSGSNIILSPPLIITADDARTIANAIDHGLAAG, encoded by the coding sequence ATGCGCGAAATCAATTTCCTGGTCGAGAACAATGCCCGCCGCATCTGGCACCCGATGGCGCATCCCAAGGACATGCAGGACCATCCGCCGCGCATCATCATGAAGGGCGAAGGCATTCACGTCACCGACATCGAAGGCAAGGCCGTGCTCGACGCGGTCGGCGGTCTCTGGAACGTGACGCTCGGCTATAGCTGCGATCCGATCAAGAAGGCGATCGCCGACCAGCTCGGCGAGCTGCCCTATTATTCCGGCTTTCGCGGCGTCTCGACGGGACCCGCGATCGAGCTCGCCTATGAGCTGACCGAATGGTTCAAGCCGGAAGGCATGGTGCGCGCGTTCTTCACCTCGGGCGGCTCCGATTCCGTCGAGACCGCGCTGCGGCTCGCACGGCAATACTGGAAGATCAAGGGCCAGCGCGACCGCACCAAATTCCTGGCGCTGAAGAAGGGCTATCACGGCACGCATTTCGGCGGCGCATCCGTCAACGGCAATGCCAATTTCCGCCGCAACTACGAGCCGCTGCTGCCGGGCGTCTACCACATTCCCTCGCCCTGGACCTATCGCAATCCCTTCAACGAGACCGATCCGGCGAAGCTCGCGCAGCTCTGCGCCAATGCGCTCGTCGACGAGATCGAATTCCAGGGCGCCGACACCATCGCCGCCTTCATCATGGAGCCGGTGCTCGGTGCCGGCGGCGTCATCGTGCCGCACGAGAGTTTCATGCGACTGGTGCGCGAGATCTGCGACCGCTACGGCATCCTCCTGATCTCGGACGAGGTCGTCACCGGCTTCGGCCGCACCGGCGCCTGGTCCGGAGCGCGGCTCTGGGACGTCAAGCCGGACATGATGACGATCGCAAAGGCCGTCACATCGGGCTATTTCCCGCTGGGCGCCACCATGATCGGCGAGACGGTCGCCGAGGCCTTCGAGAGCGACGAGACGAGTTTCGGCTCGATCGGCCACGGCTACACTTATTCCGGTCATCCCGTCGGTTGCGCGGCCGGCATCGCCGCGCTTGCCGAAACGAAGCGGCTGCAGCTCGACGCCAGGGCCGCGGCCTCCGGCGCCGTGCTCAACGCGGCGCTCGCGGCGCTCAAGCAGAAGCACGAGATCGTCGGCGATGTCCGCGGCAAGGGCCTGATGGCGGCGCTCGAGCTCGTCGTCGACCGCGGCAGCAAGAAGGCGCTCGACAAGAAGCGTGTCGGAAAGATCGCGGATGCGATCTACAATGCCGGCGTGATGGTGCGCGTCTCCGGCAGCAACATCATCCTGTCGCCGCCCCTGATCATCACGGCCGATGACGCCAGGACGATCGCGAACGCGATCGACCACGGGCTTGCGGCTGGCTGA
- a CDS encoding LuxR C-terminal-related transcriptional regulator has product MLMLMGRSDPATSEAVHFAQSMLDGSATAFYEVDEGYNLRRFLLSGIPEPFHRQYLDGMSAFDPQHPRHAAGLAVARLSKTMAGRQAGETALYRSFLDQCGIVDMMDFFFRRDDQIVAGMSVAWDRDARIPEGAVTMAQKIHQYLQFNLVGRAAAPEDGQRYGLTSREMDVVRLLCCGRTNREIGECLKIGQATVKTHLIHIFEKLGVETRSAVVALMARPNQQPRLC; this is encoded by the coding sequence ATGCTGATGCTCATGGGCCGCTCGGACCCCGCAACGAGCGAAGCGGTGCATTTCGCGCAGTCAATGCTGGATGGTTCGGCGACGGCATTTTACGAGGTCGACGAGGGCTACAACCTCCGGCGCTTCCTGCTGTCCGGCATTCCGGAGCCGTTTCATCGGCAATATCTCGACGGCATGAGCGCATTCGACCCGCAGCATCCTCGTCACGCGGCCGGCCTTGCGGTGGCGCGGCTGAGCAAGACGATGGCCGGCCGGCAAGCCGGCGAGACGGCGCTCTACCGTTCGTTCCTGGATCAATGCGGCATCGTCGACATGATGGACTTCTTCTTCCGGCGCGACGACCAGATCGTCGCCGGCATGAGCGTGGCGTGGGACCGGGACGCGCGGATTCCCGAGGGCGCCGTGACCATGGCTCAGAAGATCCATCAGTATCTGCAGTTCAACCTGGTCGGCCGCGCGGCCGCGCCGGAGGACGGGCAGCGCTATGGCCTGACCAGCCGCGAAATGGACGTGGTGCGGCTGTTGTGCTGCGGCCGGACCAATCGCGAGATCGGCGAGTGCCTGAAGATCGGCCAGGCGACGGTGAAGACGCACCTGATCCACATCTTCGAGAAGCTCGGCGTCGAGACACGCTCCGCCGTGGTGGCGCTGATGGCGCGGCCGAACCAGCAGCCGCGGCTTTGTTGA
- a CDS encoding serine hydrolase, whose translation MNSHRIMSAFPPAEDQQVTLANWRQHPFSTWAFRNVRELLPTANIAHSPEPTTLSFGQRYLEDVVFAGRSGETTNFSEALRTSHTDGIVVMHRGQVVSEWYANGLAPDTPHLIFSVSKSIAGTLGGILAECSKLDPDAPVTRYIPEMERSVYGGSCTVRHLLDMSVGIRFDEDYMARDGDVINYRRSTGWEPPDAGVPSSHLRQYLQTLRPNGTPHGQTFHYVSTNTDVLGWVYERACGMSYAKILSQYLWQPMGAQHDAYITADSRGAARVAGGICATLRDLARFGEMMRNHGVSNGRQVVPAWWIDDIRRNGNAEAWSRGDLTKVFPNGNYRSKWYTIDRSQSAFAAVGIHGQWIYIDPANATVIARVSSQPLPMDLDFDHMWLRGYRAIATRLHEDA comes from the coding sequence ATGAATTCGCATCGCATCATGTCCGCCTTCCCGCCCGCTGAGGATCAGCAGGTGACGCTCGCCAATTGGCGGCAGCATCCGTTCAGCACATGGGCGTTCCGCAACGTTCGCGAATTGTTGCCGACAGCCAACATCGCGCACTCGCCGGAGCCGACCACTTTGTCCTTTGGGCAGAGATATCTCGAGGACGTAGTCTTTGCCGGTCGAAGCGGCGAGACGACAAACTTCAGCGAAGCACTCCGCACCAGCCACACCGACGGCATCGTCGTGATGCACCGTGGGCAGGTGGTGTCCGAGTGGTACGCCAACGGTCTTGCGCCCGATACGCCCCACCTGATCTTCTCCGTCAGCAAGTCGATCGCCGGCACGCTGGGCGGCATTCTCGCCGAGTGCAGCAAGCTCGATCCGGATGCGCCAGTCACGCGTTACATCCCCGAAATGGAGAGATCGGTCTATGGCGGCAGCTGCACGGTCAGGCACCTGCTCGACATGAGCGTCGGCATCCGCTTCGACGAGGACTACATGGCCCGCGACGGCGACGTCATCAACTATCGGCGGTCGACCGGCTGGGAGCCGCCGGATGCGGGCGTTCCATCGTCCCATCTGCGGCAATATCTGCAAACGCTGCGGCCGAACGGCACTCCGCACGGGCAGACCTTTCACTACGTGTCGACCAACACCGACGTGCTCGGCTGGGTCTACGAGCGCGCCTGCGGCATGTCCTACGCAAAGATCCTGTCGCAGTACCTCTGGCAGCCGATGGGCGCACAGCACGACGCCTACATCACCGCCGATTCCCGCGGCGCCGCGCGCGTGGCCGGCGGCATCTGCGCTACATTGCGCGATCTCGCGCGCTTCGGCGAAATGATGCGCAATCATGGTGTCAGCAACGGGCGACAGGTAGTGCCGGCCTGGTGGATCGACGATATCAGGCGGAACGGCAATGCCGAGGCATGGTCGCGCGGAGACCTCACGAAAGTCTTTCCAAACGGCAACTATCGCAGCAAGTGGTACACGATCGATCGCAGCCAGAGCGCCTTCGCCGCAGTCGGCATTCACGGCCAGTGGATCTACATCGATCCTGCGAACGCCACCGTCATCGCCCGCGTTTCGTCGCAACCACTGCCCATGGACCTGGATTTCGATCATATGTGGCTACGAGGCTATCGTGCGATAGCAACCAGGCTGCACGAAGATGCCTGA
- a CDS encoding 2-hydroxyacid dehydrogenase — protein sequence MPTKPEVLMIGPYPAWDMAELDARYIVHKLWEAADRDRLIEANGSTIRAIATRGELGASADLMKRLPALEIVTCYGVGTDAIDLTHARANGIRVTKTPDVLTADVADMAVGLLLAVARKIPQADRFVREGHWTKGNMPLVTRVTGKTAGVVGMGRVGAAVAKRLAAFDCEIAYFDVAGRVDLPYAFVPDLVELAHRAEFLIVTLAGGESTKGIVNGRVLDALGPDGILINVSRGSTVDETALLRALEAKLIKGAGLDVFWNEPNIDERLRFLDNTVLQPHHASGTTETRRAMGKLVRDNLTAHFVGAALITPVI from the coding sequence ATGCCGACCAAACCAGAAGTGCTGATGATCGGACCCTATCCCGCCTGGGACATGGCTGAGCTCGACGCGCGATATATCGTGCACAAACTCTGGGAGGCGGCAGATCGTGACCGCCTGATCGAGGCTAACGGCAGCACGATCCGGGCAATCGCAACGCGGGGCGAGCTGGGGGCGTCTGCTGACCTCATGAAGCGGCTGCCGGCGCTTGAGATTGTGACCTGCTATGGCGTCGGCACCGACGCCATAGATTTGACCCATGCTAGGGCGAATGGAATTCGGGTGACGAAGACACCGGACGTGTTGACCGCCGATGTTGCCGACATGGCCGTCGGCCTATTGCTGGCGGTCGCGAGAAAGATACCGCAGGCCGACCGCTTCGTGCGCGAGGGACATTGGACCAAGGGCAATATGCCGCTGGTGACCCGGGTCACCGGCAAGACCGCGGGCGTCGTCGGGATGGGCCGCGTCGGTGCGGCTGTCGCAAAGCGGCTCGCCGCGTTCGATTGCGAGATCGCCTATTTCGATGTTGCCGGGCGGGTGGATCTGCCCTACGCCTTCGTCCCGGATCTTGTGGAGTTGGCCCACCGCGCCGAGTTCCTCATCGTGACGCTGGCCGGTGGCGAGAGTACGAAAGGCATCGTCAACGGGCGTGTGCTCGACGCCCTCGGACCTGACGGCATCCTCATCAATGTCTCCCGGGGATCGACGGTCGACGAAACGGCTCTGCTTCGCGCACTCGAGGCCAAGCTCATCAAGGGCGCAGGCCTCGACGTGTTCTGGAACGAGCCGAATATCGATGAACGGCTCAGGTTCCTCGACAATACCGTGCTTCAGCCGCATCACGCCTCGGGCACGACGGAGACCCGGCGCGCCATGGGCAAGCTGGTCCGGGACAATCTTACAGCCCATTTCGTGGGCGCGGCTCTGATTACGCCCGTTATCTAG
- a CDS encoding SDR family oxidoreductase: MAFELFNLAGRRALVTGSSQGIGFAIARGLAEHGASVVLNGRDRDKLDVAAARVRAGGHDVAVTSFDVTRVEAVRGGISRIEEAIGPIDILVNNAGMQFRTPLEDFPAEKWEELLKTNVSSAFYVGQAVARHMIPRRKGKIINIASVQSELARPGIAPYTATKGAIKNLTRGMCADWARHGLQVNAIAPGYFKTPLNQALVDDPQFSAWLEKRTPASRWGNVDELIGAAVFLSGEASSFVNGHTLYVDGGITTSL; this comes from the coding sequence ATGGCATTCGAATTGTTCAATCTCGCCGGCCGCCGTGCGCTGGTGACGGGATCGTCGCAAGGTATCGGCTTCGCGATCGCGCGCGGGCTCGCCGAGCACGGCGCCTCCGTGGTGCTGAATGGGCGCGATCGCGACAAACTGGATGTGGCCGCCGCGAGGGTCAGGGCCGGCGGGCACGACGTCGCAGTAACGAGCTTCGACGTCACCCGCGTCGAGGCCGTTCGCGGCGGGATCTCGCGCATTGAAGAGGCGATCGGTCCGATTGACATTCTCGTCAACAATGCCGGCATGCAGTTCCGCACGCCGTTGGAGGATTTCCCGGCGGAAAAGTGGGAAGAATTGCTCAAGACCAATGTGTCCAGCGCCTTCTATGTCGGCCAGGCGGTTGCACGCCATATGATCCCGCGCCGAAAGGGCAAGATCATCAACATCGCGTCGGTTCAAAGCGAGCTCGCTCGCCCCGGCATTGCGCCGTATACCGCGACCAAAGGAGCGATCAAGAACCTGACGCGTGGCATGTGCGCCGATTGGGCCAGGCACGGTCTCCAGGTCAATGCGATCGCGCCCGGTTACTTCAAGACTCCGCTGAATCAAGCGCTGGTGGACGATCCCCAGTTCTCGGCGTGGCTCGAAAAGCGGACGCCGGCGTCGCGCTGGGGCAATGTCGACGAGCTGATCGGCGCCGCCGTGTTTCTGTCTGGTGAGGCGTCGTCCTTCGTCAACGGCCATACGCTCTACGTCGACGGCGGCATCACGACCTCCCTGTGA